From a single Pseudomonas serboccidentalis genomic region:
- a CDS encoding EAL domain-containing response regulator, giving the protein MPFTHNEPTTMSNPPLRILVLEDHPFQRSVAVSMLQNLGGHQVFEASDGAQALALLDEVGTVDIALCDLQMDGMDGLEFLQRVGASGQVKAVIICSSLSADLRRAVHQMVTLLGLELLGDVGKPMHAQVLAGLLDTFIDRPAVTGSPAGAVVLASEASVRQALAAEQLQAWYQPKFNLRTGEVCGVEVLSRWLHPTRGIIAPGQFMPVLERCGLLDDLLFSQLEQALNLHQSARAQGFALNMAFNLQTVQLANPGLANTLKTTLARHAVAGSSLTFELTESGLLEAPATSLETLVRLRMMGCRLSIDDFGAGFSSLQRLCQLPFNEIKLDAEFIRSLEHEPRCRAAISSTLALGETLGMAVVIEGIETDAQRRELLALGCTQGQGYWYARPMAGVDLLTWLQRRNHGKGTDE; this is encoded by the coding sequence ATGCCTTTCACCCACAACGAGCCCACCACCATGTCCAATCCGCCGCTTCGTATCCTGGTGCTTGAAGACCACCCGTTCCAGCGTTCGGTGGCAGTGAGCATGCTGCAGAACCTGGGTGGCCACCAGGTGTTCGAAGCCAGTGACGGCGCGCAAGCGCTGGCGCTGCTTGATGAGGTCGGCACGGTGGATATCGCCCTGTGCGACTTGCAGATGGACGGCATGGACGGCCTGGAATTCCTGCAACGGGTAGGGGCCTCGGGGCAAGTGAAGGCCGTGATCATTTGCAGTTCGTTGTCGGCGGATCTGCGTCGCGCGGTGCATCAGATGGTGACCTTGCTCGGCCTGGAGCTGTTGGGCGATGTCGGCAAACCGATGCACGCGCAAGTGTTGGCCGGGCTGTTGGACACGTTCATCGACAGGCCGGCCGTCACCGGCAGCCCGGCCGGGGCGGTGGTGCTGGCCAGTGAGGCGTCGGTGCGTCAGGCGTTGGCCGCGGAGCAATTACAGGCCTGGTATCAACCCAAATTCAACCTGCGCACGGGAGAAGTCTGCGGGGTCGAGGTGCTCAGCCGCTGGCTGCACCCGACCCGGGGGATTATTGCCCCGGGGCAGTTCATGCCAGTGCTGGAGCGCTGCGGCTTGCTCGATGATTTGCTGTTTTCCCAGCTGGAGCAGGCGCTGAACTTGCACCAGAGTGCCCGGGCCCAGGGCTTTGCCCTGAACATGGCGTTCAATCTGCAAACCGTACAGTTGGCCAATCCAGGGCTGGCCAACACCCTTAAAACCACGCTGGCGCGGCATGCCGTGGCGGGTTCGAGCCTGACCTTCGAATTGACCGAAAGTGGCCTGCTCGAAGCGCCGGCCACCAGCCTGGAGACGCTGGTACGGCTGCGGATGATGGGCTGCCGCTTGTCCATCGATGACTTCGGTGCAGGGTTTTCCTCATTGCAACGTCTGTGTCAGTTGCCGTTCAACGAAATCAAACTCGACGCCGAGTTCATCCGCAGCCTTGAGCACGAGCCACGTTGCCGGGCGGCGATCAGCAGCACCCTGGCGCTGGGCGAGACGCTGGGCATGGCGGTGGTGATCGAAGGCATCGAAACCGATGCGCAGCGCCGTGAGTTGCTGGCACTGGGCTGCACCCAAGGGCAGGGCTACTGGTATGCACGGCCAATGGCCGGGGTCGATTTGTTGACGTGGCTGCAACGGCGCAACCACGGCAAAGGAACAGATGAATGA
- a CDS encoding chemotaxis protein CheY, translating to MINKTLRILIADPQHFHRMKVERLFNHLEYFRIAPVLSLLELLTLVDYGCEPFDAVVINAELAAGSLDLPGFFLNNPHVRHVLIYNEPSAPVQTPAGFAQENVQISHAVLPNLAAIKHLMARVDVPPVRAANVWNPASALQCRA from the coding sequence ATGATCAATAAAACCCTGCGCATCCTGATTGCCGATCCGCAGCATTTTCACCGGATGAAGGTCGAGCGCCTGTTCAACCACCTCGAATATTTCCGCATCGCCCCGGTGCTGAGCCTGCTGGAGTTGCTGACCCTGGTGGATTACGGCTGTGAGCCGTTCGATGCGGTGGTCATCAATGCCGAACTGGCGGCCGGCTCACTGGACCTGCCGGGCTTTTTCCTGAACAACCCGCATGTGCGTCATGTCCTGATCTACAACGAGCCTTCGGCCCCGGTGCAGACCCCGGCAGGCTTCGCTCAGGAAAACGTGCAGATCAGCCATGCCGTATTGCCCAACCTGGCAGCGATCAAGCACCTGATGGCCCGCGTCGATGTTCCACCGGTGCGCGCGGCGAACGTCTGGAACCCGGCCTCCGCCCTGCAGTGCCGGGCATAA
- a CDS encoding response regulator transcription factor, with product MKSALVIDDHPVVRAAVKLVLESERFKEIHEAANASEAMALNREHKPKLVVLDLKLPGISGLEVLERLKANDPRCKVLIFTSQEPQYYQDRCLRAGAMGYVAKTNQLVQLHKAIQALMSGYSYFAAPSDKDYSSNPLHRSEKQMIDALSNRELNIFEQLAQGKANKLIAEDMHLSHKTVSTYKTRLMKKLNVKSSVHLREFAKRNHLI from the coding sequence ATGAAGTCAGCGCTGGTCATCGACGATCATCCGGTGGTGCGCGCTGCCGTGAAGCTCGTACTCGAAAGCGAGCGATTCAAGGAGATTCACGAGGCCGCGAACGCCAGCGAAGCCATGGCGCTGAACCGTGAGCACAAACCAAAACTGGTGGTGCTCGACCTCAAGTTGCCGGGGATCAGCGGCCTGGAAGTGCTGGAACGGCTCAAGGCCAACGACCCCAGGTGCAAGGTGCTGATCTTCACCTCCCAGGAACCGCAGTATTATCAGGACCGCTGTCTGCGTGCCGGCGCCATGGGCTACGTGGCCAAAACCAACCAGCTGGTGCAATTGCACAAGGCAATCCAGGCGCTGATGTCGGGCTATTCCTATTTTGCGGCGCCGTCTGACAAGGACTATTCGTCGAACCCGTTGCACCGCAGCGAAAAACAAATGATCGACGCACTCTCCAATCGGGAGCTGAACATCTTTGAACAATTGGCGCAGGGCAAGGCCAACAAGTTGATCGCCGAAGACATGCACCTGAGCCATAAAACCGTCAGCACCTACAAAACCCGCTTGATGAAAAAGCTCAACGTGAAATCGTCCGTGCATTTGCGCGAATTCGCCAAACGTAATCATCTGATCTGA
- a CDS encoding transporter substrate-binding domain-containing protein, whose protein sequence is MNPRGWWCALWLIVTLTCRASEPPQRLELLTQAGLDNIHIALDERDRQWLRQHPPLRMGISGADYPPFEITRNQHELEGLTADYADLLAQLLGVRIDVQRYANREEVMAALKRGELDLLGTSNSFELADPDFVLSRPYAEDQPMLVTRLDDTLPADLTGKRIAMVEDYLPLAGVQAFYPLANVQRYPSAMDALGAVAFGLEDGYLGDLISANYLINTNYRNDLQLAGPSGLDANPFGFALLRSEVRLKRIIDKALTAIPMERRQLIEQRWSAGRAQMATQSRVRLSASEQDWLERHPLVRVGVIEDFAPLSFFDAEGRFNGLSAQLLSLISQRTGLNFEVVRGHSLDRQIEQLKAGELDLLPVVAPSSEREAELQFTRAYLNNPFVLISATAPRSPRRLDDLAGRRLAIYRGHPLRDYMLQRVPGVRLVEVSSPAEGMEMIVKGQADATVSSLLVARFLIARQFRERLRITNTVGDQPARIALATAPQATALHTILNKALLSVAPQQMDELVERWSHDVVVEQSYWLRHRREILLGFAVAAGLLVLALAWIGFQRWQLRQRQQWLRQLQQAKDAADDANRAKTTFLATMSHEIRTPMNALIGMLELALKRAEEGVTDRLAIQVASSAGQQLLALIGDILDIARIESGHLSLVPQRANLRELVNSVCRVFEGLARQKHLAWHIDLDAHSDVDVLIDPTRFKQVLSNLLSNAIKFTEHGQVSLQLSVAATPLGPLAVTVVIADSGIGISAEDRQRLFNPFVQAGNPGPSARSGSGLGLVISRSLCEMMGGTLHLDSTPGHGTRVELTLQVPRLAALEPEAAGPEIADKPARSLSVLVVDDNPVNRLLLCWQLSELGHRTVDLDDGEQGLERWRAQPFDVLITDCNMPRRNGYELARAIRDAEAASGRARCLILGFTANAQIEEKARCLEAGMDDCLFKPIRLADLALALQGASHREHEHEPDQTRALTELDLSALEQMAAGNHAVIQGLREQVLRSLQDDLQRLEDVRHPQDLSGLRMLAHHIKGGAQMVGAARVAAACAGLEQACADAEIQAVERSVDALREAMLGLAQRLRA, encoded by the coding sequence ATGAATCCGCGAGGCTGGTGGTGTGCGTTGTGGTTGATCGTCACGCTCACCTGCCGGGCCAGTGAGCCGCCACAACGCCTGGAGCTGTTGACCCAGGCCGGACTGGACAATATCCACATCGCGCTCGACGAGCGCGACCGGCAATGGCTACGTCAGCATCCGCCATTGCGCATGGGCATTTCCGGCGCGGATTACCCGCCGTTCGAAATCACCCGCAACCAGCACGAGCTGGAAGGGCTCACCGCCGATTACGCCGACCTGCTGGCGCAACTGCTCGGTGTGCGCATTGACGTGCAACGCTACGCCAACCGCGAAGAGGTGATGGCCGCGCTCAAACGCGGCGAACTCGACCTGCTGGGGACCTCCAACAGCTTTGAACTGGCCGATCCGGACTTCGTCCTGTCGCGTCCCTACGCCGAAGATCAGCCGATGCTGGTGACCCGGCTCGACGATACGTTGCCGGCGGATCTGACGGGCAAACGCATCGCCATGGTCGAGGACTATCTGCCGCTGGCCGGCGTGCAGGCGTTCTATCCCCTGGCCAATGTGCAGCGTTATCCCTCGGCGATGGATGCACTCGGGGCGGTAGCATTTGGGCTCGAGGATGGTTACCTGGGTGACTTGATCAGCGCCAATTACCTGATCAACACCAATTACCGCAATGACCTGCAACTGGCCGGGCCATCGGGCCTGGACGCCAACCCCTTCGGTTTCGCCCTGCTGCGCAGCGAGGTGCGCCTCAAACGCATCATCGACAAGGCGCTGACGGCGATTCCGATGGAGCGTCGTCAACTGATCGAACAACGCTGGAGCGCGGGGCGCGCACAAATGGCTACACAGTCGCGAGTGCGCCTCAGTGCCAGCGAGCAGGACTGGCTGGAGCGGCATCCGCTGGTGCGGGTGGGGGTGATCGAGGATTTCGCGCCACTGAGTTTCTTTGATGCCGAGGGGCGCTTCAACGGGCTGTCGGCACAACTGCTCAGCCTGATCAGTCAGCGCACCGGGCTGAATTTCGAAGTGGTCCGGGGGCATTCGCTGGACCGCCAGATCGAACAGCTCAAGGCCGGCGAACTCGACCTGTTGCCGGTGGTGGCGCCCAGCAGCGAGCGTGAAGCCGAGCTGCAATTCACCCGCGCGTACCTGAATAATCCGTTTGTGCTGATCAGTGCGACAGCGCCCCGCAGCCCGCGCCGCCTCGACGATCTGGCGGGCAGACGGCTGGCGATCTATCGCGGTCATCCGTTGCGCGACTACATGCTGCAGCGCGTGCCTGGGGTGCGTCTGGTGGAGGTCAGCAGCCCCGCCGAGGGCATGGAAATGATCGTCAAAGGCCAGGCTGATGCGACGGTCAGCTCGCTACTGGTGGCGCGCTTTCTGATTGCCCGCCAGTTCCGCGAGCGCTTGCGCATCACCAACACCGTCGGCGATCAACCGGCTCGCATCGCTCTGGCTACCGCACCGCAGGCCACGGCGCTGCACACAATCCTGAACAAGGCACTGCTGAGCGTCGCGCCACAGCAAATGGACGAACTGGTCGAGCGCTGGAGTCATGATGTGGTGGTGGAGCAGAGCTATTGGTTGCGCCACCGCCGCGAGATTCTCCTGGGTTTTGCCGTGGCGGCGGGGTTGTTGGTGCTGGCATTGGCCTGGATCGGTTTTCAGCGCTGGCAGTTGCGTCAGCGTCAGCAATGGCTGCGCCAGTTGCAGCAAGCCAAGGACGCGGCTGACGATGCCAATCGGGCCAAGACCACCTTTCTGGCGACCATGAGCCATGAAATCCGCACGCCGATGAACGCATTGATCGGCATGCTCGAACTGGCGCTCAAACGTGCCGAGGAGGGCGTGACCGATCGCCTGGCGATTCAGGTCGCGTCCAGCGCCGGCCAGCAATTGCTCGCGCTGATCGGCGACATTCTCGACATCGCGCGCATCGAGTCAGGCCATCTTTCCCTTGTGCCGCAGCGGGCCAACCTGCGGGAACTGGTGAATTCGGTGTGCCGGGTGTTCGAAGGGCTGGCGCGCCAGAAACACTTGGCGTGGCACATCGACCTGGATGCGCACAGTGACGTCGACGTGCTGATCGACCCGACCCGCTTCAAGCAAGTGCTGTCGAATCTGTTGAGCAATGCGATCAAGTTTACCGAGCACGGCCAGGTGAGCCTGCAATTGTCGGTGGCTGCAACGCCGCTCGGGCCGTTGGCCGTGACGGTGGTGATTGCCGACAGCGGCATTGGCATCAGCGCCGAAGACCGGCAGCGCCTGTTCAACCCGTTTGTCCAGGCCGGTAACCCTGGCCCGTCAGCGCGCAGCGGCTCGGGACTGGGGCTGGTAATCAGCCGCAGCCTCTGCGAAATGATGGGCGGCACGCTGCACCTGGACAGCACGCCCGGACACGGAACCCGGGTTGAACTCACGCTGCAGGTGCCACGACTGGCTGCGCTCGAGCCCGAGGCGGCAGGCCCCGAGATCGCGGATAAACCCGCGCGCTCGCTGAGCGTGCTGGTGGTGGACGATAATCCGGTCAACCGTCTGCTGCTGTGCTGGCAACTGAGTGAACTGGGCCACCGCACGGTCGACCTTGACGACGGTGAGCAGGGGCTGGAGCGCTGGCGAGCACAACCGTTCGATGTGCTCATCACCGACTGCAACATGCCACGTCGCAACGGCTACGAGCTGGCTCGGGCAATCCGTGACGCCGAGGCCGCGAGCGGCCGGGCGCGTTGCCTGATCCTCGGTTTTACCGCCAATGCGCAGATCGAAGAGAAGGCCCGCTGTCTTGAGGCCGGCATGGATGATTGCCTGTTCAAACCGATCCGCCTGGCTGATCTAGCGCTGGCGTTACAAGGCGCCAGTCACCGCGAACATGAACACGAGCCAGACCAGACACGGGCGCTGACGGAACTCGACCTGAGCGCGCTGGAGCAAATGGCCGCTGGCAATCACGCAGTGATTCAAGGATTGCGAGAGCAAGTGTTGCGCAGTCTGCAGGACGATCTGCAACGGCTGGAGGATGTGCGCCATCCGCAGGACCTGAGCGGATTGCGCATGCTGGCGCATCACATCAAGGGTGGTGCGCAGATGGTCGGTGCCGCGCGAGTGGCAGCAGCCTGTGCAGGTCTCGAACAGGCCTGCGCAGACGCTGAAATCCAAGCGGTCGAACGCTCGGTCGATGCGCTGCGCGAGGCCATGCTCGGCCTCGCGCAGCGACTTCGGGCCTGA
- the dkgB gene encoding 2,5-didehydrogluconate reductase DkgB produces MSVPAFGLGTFRLQGQVVIDSVSTALELGYRVIDTAQIYENEAEVGQAIAASGIARDELFITSKIWVANFAKERLIESLKESLHKLQTDYLDLTLIHWPSPEDQVPVAEFMGALLEAKRLGLTRQIGVSNFTIELMQQAIAAVGADNIATHQIELHPYLQNRKVVEFAQSQGIQITSYMTLAYGEVLKDPLIQQIAARLQATPAQVTLAWAMQLGYAVIPSSTKRANLQSNLGATALTLSDADMALIATLERGQRLTSPKGIAPQWD; encoded by the coding sequence ATGTCTGTTCCCGCTTTTGGTCTGGGTACGTTTCGCCTGCAAGGTCAGGTGGTCATCGATTCGGTGAGCACCGCGCTTGAGCTCGGGTACCGGGTCATCGACACCGCGCAGATCTACGAGAACGAAGCCGAGGTCGGCCAGGCCATCGCCGCCAGCGGCATCGCCCGTGACGAGCTGTTCATCACCAGCAAGATCTGGGTCGCCAACTTCGCCAAAGAGCGCCTGATCGAGAGCCTCAAGGAAAGCCTGCACAAGCTGCAAACCGATTACCTGGACCTGACGCTGATCCACTGGCCGTCGCCGGAAGACCAGGTGCCGGTCGCCGAATTCATGGGCGCGCTGCTCGAAGCCAAGCGTCTGGGCCTGACCCGGCAGATCGGTGTGTCCAACTTCACCATCGAGCTGATGCAACAGGCGATCGCAGCGGTCGGCGCTGACAACATCGCCACCCACCAGATCGAACTGCACCCGTACCTGCAGAACCGCAAAGTGGTCGAGTTCGCCCAAAGCCAGGGCATCCAGATCACCTCGTACATGACCCTCGCCTACGGCGAAGTGCTCAAGGATCCGCTGATCCAGCAGATCGCTGCACGCCTGCAGGCCACCCCGGCGCAAGTCACCCTGGCCTGGGCGATGCAACTGGGCTACGCGGTGATTCCGTCGTCGACCAAACGCGCCAACCTGCAAAGCAACCTCGGCGCGACCGCGCTGACCCTGAGCGATGCCGACATGGCGCTGATCGCCACGCTGGAACGCGGCCAGCGCCTGACCAGCCCCAAAGGCATCGCCCCACAGTGGGATTGA
- a CDS encoding pirin family protein → MKNIIGIYTSPRGHWVGDGFPVRTLFSYDNLGKYISPFLLLDHAGPAEFTPTTERRGVGQHPHRGFETVTIVYDGEVQHRDSTGSGGTIGPGDVQWMTAASGILHEEFHSDDFARTGGKLEMVQLWVNLPAKNKMAAPGYQTILDGDIPNIALKDDAGHLRLIAGEFDGHKGPSRTFTPIDVWDLRLNAGKSLTLDLHEGRNTALVLLKGSVRINGGETAQQGQLVLFERDGRQLTLEASADAVVLLLSGEPIDEPIVGHGPFVMNTEQEIHQAFADFQSGRFGQMHG, encoded by the coding sequence ATGAAAAACATCATCGGTATCTACACCAGCCCTCGCGGCCATTGGGTCGGCGATGGGTTCCCGGTTCGCACCCTGTTTTCCTACGACAACCTGGGTAAATACATCAGTCCGTTCCTGCTGCTCGATCACGCCGGACCTGCCGAGTTCACCCCGACCACCGAGCGCCGTGGCGTCGGCCAGCATCCGCATCGTGGTTTTGAAACCGTGACCATCGTCTACGACGGCGAGGTGCAGCACCGTGACTCCACCGGCAGTGGCGGCACCATCGGCCCCGGCGATGTGCAGTGGATGACTGCTGCGTCCGGCATCCTGCACGAAGAGTTTCACTCGGATGATTTCGCCAGAACCGGCGGCAAACTGGAAATGGTGCAGCTGTGGGTCAACCTGCCTGCCAAGAACAAAATGGCCGCGCCCGGTTATCAGACCATTCTGGATGGCGACATCCCGAATATTGCGCTGAAGGACGATGCGGGCCATCTGCGCCTGATCGCCGGTGAGTTCGACGGCCATAAAGGCCCGTCGCGCACATTCACCCCGATCGACGTCTGGGACCTGCGGCTGAATGCCGGCAAATCGCTGACGCTGGATCTGCACGAAGGTCGCAATACCGCCCTGGTGCTGCTGAAAGGTTCGGTCAGGATCAACGGTGGGGAAACCGCGCAGCAAGGGCAACTGGTGCTGTTCGAACGCGACGGTCGTCAGTTGACACTTGAGGCCAGCGCAGACGCGGTGGTGTTGCTGCTCAGCGGCGAGCCGATCGACGAACCGATCGTCGGTCACGGCCCGTTCGTGATGAACACCGAGCAGGAAATCCATCAGGCCTTCGCCGACTTCCAGTCCGGCCGTTTTGGCCAGATGCACGGCTAA